Sequence from the Lacerta agilis isolate rLacAgi1 chromosome 6, rLacAgi1.pri, whole genome shotgun sequence genome:
cctcaTACAGCCTGGTTAATGTTCAAGAgaaatgggagctgtggtccagcaatatctggaaggtcacagattATCTCTCACCCccctaaagaaagaaaaagcatgtGAGCTTTCAGAATTATCGTTTTGTCTTGTATTCACTTTTATTCCGGTTTATTTGGTGCATTGTTCTTGTACAAATCATCAGTATTTGATGGCGGAAAGCCCTTTTAACACTTTCATCATTGACTTGAACCTCTGttttgggtgggtgtgggagCAAAATAATCTCAGAACTGCAGATCGGGTGATCTCATCCTGCCCCCACAAGCAGAGTTGACTTCCTTGACAATTGCGTGCAAGAGATTATAAGTTGATTGCCTTTCTCCCCAAACATCTTTAGCTTCCCTGCATGATGTTGGCTGGAGCAAGTCCATTAACACATCCCACCTAATTATCAGCTATACTTAAGGGAAAATGGCACTGTAGATGACAATTTGGCTGTCAAATGTAACTTGTAACAGAGAGGTTTTTGTAAATGGGACCAGTGAGTTGGGGGCTTTGATATTTAAAATTGATCTTTTGCATTTCTTGTCTCTGCAAATGGAACAAAATGTTAAAACTTGTTTAGTCATTAAATAAGTCACTGACTCCTCCTTTTTGTTCTGCTCTTACAATGTGCAGAATTAATGGATGAATTCAGTCTAAAAAAGAGTTCTTGCACCAATTTGGTGCCTCCACTTTAAGCCACTGCTGAATTCCACTGTCCCTCTTTTTCACCAAAACACACaaatgtctccccaccccccttgtctTCCTGTAAAACTTTTTGTTCTCTGTCCAGGTGGAAAGGCAGCAATTGTACTGCAGCAACTACCAAATCAGCAGGCTGTAGAAAAGCCGGAACCTTGTGCCTATCTGCTGTTTGGGAGCCTGTGTGGCTTTTCTGAGTTCAAGAGCTTTCCAGAATTCACAGGAGGCTGAGCCAGAGAGAGCTAAGGGATGCAGGCTACTTATTGGAGGCAGACTGCCATTGAAATCAACCAGCTTGTCGATAATATAATGGCTAATATCCTTTCAATGAAGAGGGAAATGGAAGACAGCTCATCTGCAAGAGCATCTAGGAACAGACATTCCTGGCTGTCCCAGTCCAGCATGCGATCTGAGGAGAGGCGGCTACAGACTTTCCAGCATTGGCCGGAGAGCTTTCATGCTTCCCCATCCGACCTGGCCGCTGCTGGCTTCTTTTTCATTGGGCCTGAGGACAGGGTGAAATGCTTTTGCTGCGGTGGGGTGTTGTTTGACTGGTTTGCTGAGGATGACCCCAAGGCAGAGCACAAGAAGTTCTTTCCAAATTGCTCTTTCATCCAGGGGAAGGATGTAGGAAACCAAGAGATGCTTCGGGCTGAGGTCCTCCAGGATGCTGTGGATGGACAGTTCCTTGGTATGTTGCAAAACTTAAGCATGGAAGAGGCCACTGTAGACTTTCAACCAGAATACCCAGATATGGAAATGGAAGGAGATCGTCTGGTGACTTTTGAAAATTGGCCAGCTTCTGCTCGGGTGACTCCAGACTCGCTCGCCAGAGCAGGATTTTTCTACACAGGTATGTAAGCTCGTAAGAACTGAAAAAAGGGGTTATgctgttttatattattattattattattattattattattattattattattattggcttaatgaaatttatatacagcttgcTAGAATGAAGGAGTTCCCCCTAAGCAGTTTGCAATGAACAAAAGATaccaaatgttaaaaaaaagttatatgaaaaatgaataaataaaaccagcGCCGATAAAGCATTTAACTTTCAGAAGTTTTGGGAGGCTCAAACAAGAGTGGTGGCAGCCTGGAATTCCTTTGCGaaagtgctgctctggtttgagaTGGGTGCGATTTTTGATACTGTGGGGTGCTGCTTCACAAGAGCTTTCCCCAAATGCAAAAACAGCACCTGCAGGATCGAAACCCCATGCTCCTCATTGAAGGTGGAATGAGTGTCTCTGCCTGGAGTATGTGTTTGTGGGGGCTTTGGTGCTGTGGGGCTCTTGGTTGGGTTGGGTGGAGGAACATCTCTGTAGagctgcttttcctttttcccGTCCCTGTCTCCAGTCCCAACCAGGGAGCGCCGCCAGTCTGGATTCTCCTGCTAAAtggtgctcccccctcccccattttagcAAACCAGCATGGAATCCCCTGCAAAAATGATGGGCGAGGGGCAAACCTCCCATTTAACAGCACTTGCGACTTCAAAGCACTCTGCAAATGTTGTCATTGTGACATAATGTGATAGACAGTTGGTCAACTCCATCCACTTGCCAAATTTGGTCAACAAGGCTGATCTTGAgaaggatctggcccatggggCCAAAAAGGTTCCCTTGCCCTGCTGTAAGGTATCAGCGGCATCATGGAGTGTCAGTGTACAGCTAATATGAAGTATGCACattctct
This genomic interval carries:
- the BIRC7 gene encoding baculoviral IAP repeat-containing protein 7; the protein is MQATYWRQTAIEINQLVDNIMANILSMKREMEDSSSARASRNRHSWLSQSSMRSEERRLQTFQHWPESFHASPSDLAAAGFFFIGPEDRVKCFCCGGVLFDWFAEDDPKAEHKKFFPNCSFIQGKDVGNQEMLRAEVLQDAVDGQFLGMLQNLSMEEATVDFQPEYPDMEMEGDRLVTFENWPASARVTPDSLARAGFFYTGQGDYVRCFYCDGALRNWERGDDPWMEHAVWFPRCKFLLQSRGSDFINSFQEARINPILPEDNLHWPEQHSTSSQEPAQRQTDSQTLRREAETGRPNEPESAVSTEEELRRLREERMCKVCMDKDVSIVLVPCGHLVVCTECAPNLRRCPICRGVIHDSMKAFLS